The genome window TGTGTTAAGGAATTCCTCTGCATTAGAAACATGTTCCTTGATGTGATGGGTAATGTACTGTATGGCCTGTGCCTGACAGAAATCACCTGTTTAGACTGTCCAAGTATCATAGTTCCCAACAGGTTTCAGTCAAGCTGACCCAGCACAACACCTCTTTCTGAACCACTGAAATAAAACCATCCACTCCTGGCAGGATAAAAGTGTTCCAGTCTGTGACACAACTGTAAACAGTACATTACTGTTACTGACTGTTAACATTGTGAAAGTTGTGCTGAAACTGAGACAATCAGCTTAAAGAACAAGAGTAAGATGCAAAGACCACTGTTGTACTGTTCCTTTATGAAAAAGATTATGACCAAAATCCTTCTGTGACTTGGAAAGATTTAGTCGAGTCTGGATATTGCAGTACGTTCTCAGTATAAATGGACATATTAATGCCTTAGATTTTACACCAGTAAATACAAATTCACTCTCACATGCTACAGTGGATAATAGTACACAACTCTATTTTCATGCATTAATAATACAGCATCtcattgttgtttgttttactgtagtGTTGCTCAGGCATACATAAACCAACGTAAGCTTGACCATGAGGTGAAGACTCTACAGGTGCAGGCGAGCCAGTTCTCCAAACAAACTGCTCAGTGGATCAGTATGGTGGAGGGTTTCAACCAGGCCTTAAAGGTAGGAGACACTTCACACTGCTACTAGGTGTAGCAGCATCTTCTCTTTGTTGAGTTACATGATTCAGTTTTACTGTCTCATCTCATGGTGCTCCTCATTCAAATAAAGGCATACCCACAGAAATCAGTCAGCAGTCAGTGAGCACAGTGTCATCAGACCTTACAGCTTTACCAAAAGCAGATTACTATCATGGAAGAGTCTTGACACAGCTCCTGAATCTGAAGGGATCTGACAGGTGGTAAAAGCAATTCATCAGGAAGCTTGGAAAGGCTTAAAGCTTTCCTGTTTATGATCGATTAGACTGATGAATGTATGAGGTGGCAGtgattctgtttctctgttctgaACAGGAAATTGGTGACGTGGAGAACTGGGCCCGCAGTATTGAGATGGACATGAGGACCATTGCCACAGCTCTGGAGTACGTACACAAGGGTCAGCTTCAGTCTGCCTCCTCATGAAATGAATGACGTGAAAGGtgtttacagctgaaacagaaatcTGGTCGTGGACTGTCGTCAGCACAGATAGAAGCAGTAGTGACTCCTCTCAGAGGACTGATGCTGAGCATTACTTTGTCCAGAGAAACGTTGAAGTTGCATTTTACAGCTAACTGCACCCGTGCATCACTgttgaagtgtttgtgtgaggaaCAGTATTAACCAGGGTAACCACACACGGATGCTGATATAAAAATAAGATCTTTCTCTGACTTTGTTGCATGTTAAGTTAGTTATGTTAGTTCA of Lates calcarifer isolate ASB-BC8 linkage group LG12, TLL_Latcal_v3, whole genome shotgun sequence contains these proteins:
- the bloc1s1 gene encoding biogenesis of lysosome-related organelles complex 1 subunit 1 — translated: MLSRLLKEHQAKQNERKELQERRRREAIAAATCLTEALVDHLNVGVAQAYINQRKLDHEVKTLQVQASQFSKQTAQWISMVEGFNQALKEIGDVENWARSIEMDMRTIATALEYVHKGQLQSASS